Proteins from a genomic interval of Narcine bancroftii isolate sNarBan1 chromosome 12, sNarBan1.hap1, whole genome shotgun sequence:
- the LOC138747448 gene encoding SPRY domain-containing SOCS box protein 3-like isoform X1 yields MRRRGRAFQPLFFMHNKNTRIGAGGAGAALIRRRRKLDHSIQVRGAAAGGTATGCRSADFWKAMSRSNRNNRAWRYVYSGIREADAVAVVLPEGSSAPIAVYDSDGQHSDADSEPEFHFPPSIPTALPVTGESYCDCVNQNDTRSCGSMRSFHRMKDCHCGEEDEYFEWMWDDLTKSSATLLSCENREVNFHMDYSCGTAAVRGDKEMSEGQHFWEIKMTSPVYGTDMMVGIGTTDVKLDKFRHTFCSLLGKDENSWGLSYTGVLHHKGAKSHFSTRFGQGSIIGVHLDTWHGVLTLFKNRKCIGVAATKLQNKKFFPMVCSTAARSSMKVIRSCFSPTSLQYLCCLRLQQLLPDHIDKLEVLPLPPGLKRMLRNRLGWVLSMNQESNSSEAACSSSGNESDSSSTADTETCQRKRCRWT; encoded by the exons ATGCGACGGAGAGGGCGGGCCTTTCAGCCTCTGTTCTTCATGCACAATAAAAACACACGGATCGGGGCTGGTGGAGCTGGCGCCGCTTTGATTCGCAGGCGGCGGAAGCTGGATCATTCAATCCAGGTCCGGGGGGCGGCGGCGGGGGGGACAGCGACTGGATGCAGGAG TGCAGATTTTTGGAAGGCCATGTCTCGGAGTAACAGAAATAACCGTGCCTGGCGGTATGTGTACAGTGGTATTCGCGAAGCCGATGCTGTGGCTGTGGTATTGCCTGAGGGCTCATCAGCTCCCATTGCCGTCTATGACTCAGACGGTCAG CACAGTGACGCTGATTCTGAACCAGAATTCCATTTTCCACCATCTATACCAACAGCATTACCTGTGACAGGAGAATCCTACTGTGACTGCGTCAACCAAAATGACACCCGGTCCTGTGGTAGTATGCGGAGTTTTCATCGCATGAAGGACTGTCATTGTGGAGAGGAAGACGAAT ATTTTGAGTGGATGTGGGATGATTTGACCAAATCTTCTGCTACACTGCTGAGCTGTGAGAACAGAGAAGTGAATTTCCACATGGATTACAGTTGTGGAACAGCAGCTGTTCGTGGGGACAAGGAAATGAGCGAGGGACAACACTTCTGGGAAATAAAAATGACATCCCCTGTATATGGTACAGATATG ATGGTGGGAATCGGAACAACCGATGTCAAACTGGACAAATTTCGTCACACCTTTTGCAGCTTACTGGGAAAAGATGAAAACAGTTGGGGTCTCTCCTATACAG GTGTACTACATCACAAAGGGGCTAAGAGTCATTTTTCAACAAGATTTGGTCAGGGCTCCATCATTGGTGTTCATCTGGATACTTGGCATGGTGTCTTGACTTTgttcaaaaatagaaaatgcataG gagttgcagctaccaaactgcaaaacaaaaaattctttccaatggtctgttcaactgcagcaagaaGCAGCATGAAAGTGATTCGCTCGTGTTTCTCCCCGACGTCCCTACAGTATCTATGCTGCCTGCGGCTCCAGCAACTGTTGCCTGATCACATTGACAAACTGGAGGTTCTTCCGCTACCCCCGGGCCTGAAACGTATGCTACGCAATCGGTTGGGTTGGGTCCTCTCGATGAATCAAGAAAGCAATAGCAGTGAGGCTGCCTGTAGCTCATCAGGCAATGAATCTGACAGTTCTTCCACAGCAGATACTGAAACTTGCCAACGGAAAAGATGTCGATGGACTTAA
- the LOC138747448 gene encoding SPRY domain-containing SOCS box protein 3-like isoform X2 — MSRSNRNNRAWRYVYSGIREADAVAVVLPEGSSAPIAVYDSDGQHSDADSEPEFHFPPSIPTALPVTGESYCDCVNQNDTRSCGSMRSFHRMKDCHCGEEDEYFEWMWDDLTKSSATLLSCENREVNFHMDYSCGTAAVRGDKEMSEGQHFWEIKMTSPVYGTDMMVGIGTTDVKLDKFRHTFCSLLGKDENSWGLSYTGVLHHKGAKSHFSTRFGQGSIIGVHLDTWHGVLTLFKNRKCIGVAATKLQNKKFFPMVCSTAARSSMKVIRSCFSPTSLQYLCCLRLQQLLPDHIDKLEVLPLPPGLKRMLRNRLGWVLSMNQESNSSEAACSSSGNESDSSSTADTETCQRKRCRWT, encoded by the exons ATGTCTCGGAGTAACAGAAATAACCGTGCCTGGCGGTATGTGTACAGTGGTATTCGCGAAGCCGATGCTGTGGCTGTGGTATTGCCTGAGGGCTCATCAGCTCCCATTGCCGTCTATGACTCAGACGGTCAG CACAGTGACGCTGATTCTGAACCAGAATTCCATTTTCCACCATCTATACCAACAGCATTACCTGTGACAGGAGAATCCTACTGTGACTGCGTCAACCAAAATGACACCCGGTCCTGTGGTAGTATGCGGAGTTTTCATCGCATGAAGGACTGTCATTGTGGAGAGGAAGACGAAT ATTTTGAGTGGATGTGGGATGATTTGACCAAATCTTCTGCTACACTGCTGAGCTGTGAGAACAGAGAAGTGAATTTCCACATGGATTACAGTTGTGGAACAGCAGCTGTTCGTGGGGACAAGGAAATGAGCGAGGGACAACACTTCTGGGAAATAAAAATGACATCCCCTGTATATGGTACAGATATG ATGGTGGGAATCGGAACAACCGATGTCAAACTGGACAAATTTCGTCACACCTTTTGCAGCTTACTGGGAAAAGATGAAAACAGTTGGGGTCTCTCCTATACAG GTGTACTACATCACAAAGGGGCTAAGAGTCATTTTTCAACAAGATTTGGTCAGGGCTCCATCATTGGTGTTCATCTGGATACTTGGCATGGTGTCTTGACTTTgttcaaaaatagaaaatgcataG gagttgcagctaccaaactgcaaaacaaaaaattctttccaatggtctgttcaactgcagcaagaaGCAGCATGAAAGTGATTCGCTCGTGTTTCTCCCCGACGTCCCTACAGTATCTATGCTGCCTGCGGCTCCAGCAACTGTTGCCTGATCACATTGACAAACTGGAGGTTCTTCCGCTACCCCCGGGCCTGAAACGTATGCTACGCAATCGGTTGGGTTGGGTCCTCTCGATGAATCAAGAAAGCAATAGCAGTGAGGCTGCCTGTAGCTCATCAGGCAATGAATCTGACAGTTCTTCCACAGCAGATACTGAAACTTGCCAACGGAAAAGATGTCGATGGACTTAA